One window of the Pseudomonas sihuiensis genome contains the following:
- a CDS encoding acyl-CoA dehydrogenase, translating to MMAKASFNWIDPLLLDQQLTEEERMVRDSAQQFADDKLAPRVLEAFRHEQTDPKIFREMGETGLLGATIPEAYGGSGLNYVCYGLIAREVERIDSGYRSMMSVQSSLVMVPINEFGNEATKQKYLPKLASGEFIGCFGLTEPNHGSDPGSMVTRAKKVDGGYRLTGSKMWITNSPIADVFVVWAKDDAGEIRGFVLEKGWQGLSAPAIHGKVGLRASITGEIVMDNVFCPEENAFPDVRGLRGPFTCLNSARYGISWGALGAAEFCWHTARQYVLDRHQFGRPLAANQLIQKKLADMQTEITLALQGCLRLGRMKDEGTAAVEITSIMKRNSCGKALDIARMARDMLGGNGISDEFGIARHLVNLEVVNTYEGTHDVHALILGRAQTGIQAFF from the coding sequence GTGATGGCCAAGGCAAGCTTCAACTGGATCGACCCGCTGCTGCTGGATCAGCAACTGACTGAAGAAGAGCGCATGGTGCGCGACAGCGCCCAGCAGTTTGCCGATGACAAGCTGGCGCCGCGCGTGCTGGAAGCTTTCCGTCATGAGCAGACCGACCCGAAAATCTTCCGCGAGATGGGCGAAACCGGTCTGCTCGGCGCAACCATTCCCGAGGCCTACGGTGGTAGTGGTCTCAACTATGTGTGCTACGGCCTGATCGCGCGTGAAGTGGAGCGTATCGACTCCGGCTATCGCTCGATGATGAGCGTGCAGTCTTCGTTGGTGATGGTGCCGATCAACGAGTTCGGCAATGAAGCGACCAAGCAGAAGTATCTGCCCAAGCTGGCCAGCGGCGAATTTATCGGCTGCTTCGGCCTCACCGAGCCGAATCATGGTTCCGATCCGGGTTCCATGGTCACCCGCGCCAAGAAGGTCGACGGCGGCTACCGCCTGACCGGCAGCAAGATGTGGATCACCAATAGCCCGATCGCCGATGTCTTCGTGGTCTGGGCCAAGGACGATGCCGGCGAGATTCGCGGCTTCGTGCTGGAGAAGGGTTGGCAAGGTCTGTCCGCGCCGGCGATTCACGGCAAGGTCGGGCTGCGCGCCTCGATCACCGGCGAGATCGTCATGGACAACGTGTTCTGTCCCGAAGAGAACGCATTCCCGGACGTACGAGGCCTGCGCGGCCCGTTCACCTGTCTGAATTCGGCCCGTTACGGCATCAGCTGGGGCGCGCTGGGCGCCGCCGAGTTCTGCTGGCACACCGCGCGCCAGTATGTGCTGGATCGCCACCAGTTCGGCCGGCCGCTGGCGGCCAATCAGCTGATTCAGAAGAAGCTGGCGGACATGCAGACCGAAATCACCTTGGCCCTGCAGGGCTGCCTGCGCCTCGGGCGGATGAAGGACGAAGGCACCGCCGCGGTGGAAATCACCTCGATCATGAAGCGCAACAGCTGTGGCAAGGCCCTGGATATCGCTCGCATGGCGCGCGACATGCTGGGCGGCAACGGCATCAGCGACGAGTTCGGCATCGCCCGCCACTTGGTCAACCTCGAGGTGGTCAACACCTACGAAGGTACTCATGACGTGCATGCGCTGATCCTCGGTCGTGCGCAGACCGGTATCCAGGCATTTTTCTAA
- a CDS encoding LysR family transcriptional regulator gives MRRKIPSTAALVAFESAARHQSFTKAADELNLTQSAVCRQIGGLESFLNVELFRRSRRGVVLTEAGVAYSRKVAAQLDAVERDTLALMGNQGTASIELAVVPTFGTQWLLPRLRAFQQLHPEVTVHLTNRTRPFLFADTHFDAAIYYGDAEWSGTQAHFLMHEHLLPVCSPALLGDEPATTERIAALPLLQQTTRPYAWRQWFAAQGMSVPRDMTGPRLELFSMLAQAARHEMGIALIPPFLIQRELEEGSLVIALDRAVPNNDRAYYLMVPERKAESSALKAFRDWLLAQAATYRQA, from the coding sequence ATGCGCCGCAAGATCCCCAGCACAGCCGCCCTGGTCGCCTTCGAGTCAGCGGCTCGCCACCAGAGCTTCACCAAGGCTGCCGACGAGCTAAACCTGACGCAGAGCGCGGTCTGCAGGCAGATCGGCGGCCTGGAAAGTTTTCTCAATGTCGAGCTGTTCCGCCGCTCACGGCGCGGGGTGGTGCTAACCGAGGCCGGCGTTGCCTATAGCCGCAAGGTAGCGGCGCAGCTCGACGCAGTGGAGCGTGACACCCTGGCATTGATGGGCAACCAGGGCACCGCCAGCATCGAGCTGGCGGTGGTCCCTACCTTCGGCACGCAGTGGCTGCTGCCACGCCTGCGCGCCTTTCAGCAACTGCATCCGGAAGTGACGGTGCACCTGACCAATCGCACACGCCCCTTCCTGTTCGCCGACACCCATTTCGATGCCGCCATCTACTATGGAGATGCCGAATGGTCAGGCACGCAGGCTCATTTCCTGATGCACGAGCATCTGCTGCCGGTCTGCAGCCCGGCGCTGCTGGGCGATGAGCCCGCCACGACCGAACGTATCGCGGCGCTGCCACTGCTGCAGCAGACCACTCGCCCCTATGCCTGGCGCCAGTGGTTCGCCGCTCAGGGCATGAGCGTTCCTCGCGACATGACCGGCCCACGCCTGGAGCTGTTTTCCATGTTGGCCCAGGCAGCACGGCATGAGATGGGCATTGCACTGATCCCACCGTTCCTGATTCAGCGCGAGCTGGAAGAAGGAAGCCTGGTCATCGCCCTCGACCGTGCCGTTCCCAACAACGACCGCGCCTATTACCTGATGGTGCCGGAGCGCAAGGCCGAGTCCTCGGCGCTCAAAGCCTTCCGTGACTGGCTGCTCGCGCAGGCCGCCACCTATCGTCAAGCATGA
- a CDS encoding Re/Si-specific NAD(P)(+) transhydrogenase subunit alpha, producing the protein MHIGVPLETHAGETRVAATPETIKKLVGQGHQVTVQAGAGVSASIPDSAYEAAGASIGNDAAALGADLVLKVVAPTDAELAHMRGGAVLVGMLNPFCNDTIARLNARGITAFALEAAPRTSRAQSLDVLSSQANIAGYKAVMLAANHYPRFMPMLMTAAGTVKAARVLILGAGVAGLQAIATAKRLGAVIEASDVRPAVKEQIESLGAKFVDVPFETDEERECAQGVGGYARPMPQSWMERQAKAVHERAKQADIVITTALIPGRKAPTLLHEATVQEMKPGSVIIDLAAAQGGNCPLTEADQVVVKHGVTLVGHTNLAALVPADASALYARNLLDFLKLVIDKEGQFQLNLEDDIVAACLMCNAGEIVRKNG; encoded by the coding sequence GTGCACATCGGTGTTCCTCTCGAAACCCATGCCGGGGAGACGCGGGTTGCCGCGACCCCAGAGACCATCAAGAAGCTGGTCGGCCAAGGTCATCAGGTGACCGTGCAGGCCGGTGCCGGCGTCAGCGCCAGCATTCCGGACAGCGCTTACGAGGCTGCTGGCGCAAGCATTGGCAATGATGCAGCCGCTTTGGGCGCCGACCTGGTGCTGAAGGTGGTCGCGCCGACCGATGCCGAACTGGCTCATATGAGGGGCGGCGCCGTACTGGTCGGCATGCTGAATCCGTTCTGCAACGACACCATCGCGCGCCTCAACGCCCGTGGCATCACCGCCTTCGCTCTGGAGGCCGCGCCGCGCACCTCCCGTGCACAGAGCCTGGACGTGCTGAGTTCGCAGGCCAACATCGCCGGCTACAAGGCCGTGATGCTCGCCGCCAACCACTACCCACGCTTCATGCCCATGTTGATGACCGCCGCCGGCACCGTTAAGGCCGCCCGCGTGCTGATTCTCGGCGCCGGTGTTGCCGGCCTGCAGGCCATCGCCACGGCCAAGCGCCTGGGGGCGGTGATCGAGGCCTCCGACGTGCGCCCTGCGGTTAAGGAGCAGATCGAATCGCTCGGCGCCAAGTTCGTCGACGTACCGTTCGAGACCGATGAAGAGCGCGAGTGCGCTCAGGGCGTGGGCGGTTATGCCCGACCGATGCCGCAGTCCTGGATGGAGCGCCAAGCCAAGGCCGTGCACGAACGCGCCAAGCAGGCCGACATCGTCATCACCACGGCGCTTATTCCGGGCCGCAAGGCGCCGACGCTGCTGCACGAAGCCACTGTGCAAGAGATGAAGCCGGGCTCCGTGATCATCGACCTGGCCGCTGCGCAAGGCGGCAACTGCCCGCTGACCGAAGCGGACCAGGTGGTGGTCAAGCATGGCGTGACCCTCGTCGGCCACACCAACCTGGCGGCCCTGGTGCCGGCGGATGCTTCCGCGCTGTATGCACGCAACCTGCTGGACTTCCTCAAGCTCGTGATCGACAAGGAAGGCCAGTTCCAGCTCAACCTCGAAGACGACATCGTCGCGGCCTGCCTAATGTGCAATGCCGGCGAAATCGTGCGCAAGAACGGCTAA
- a CDS encoding NAD(P) transhydrogenase subunit alpha encodes MDLISDGIYNLIIFVLAIYVGYHVVWNVTPALHTPLMAVTNAISAIVIVGAMLAAALTVTPLGKTMGTLAVALAAVNVFGGFLVTRRMLEMFKKKAPKAQVEK; translated from the coding sequence ATGGATCTGATTTCCGACGGCATCTACAACCTGATCATCTTCGTGCTGGCCATCTATGTCGGCTACCACGTGGTGTGGAACGTCACCCCGGCCCTGCACACCCCGCTGATGGCCGTGACCAACGCCATTTCCGCCATTGTGATCGTCGGCGCCATGCTGGCCGCCGCGCTCACCGTCACGCCGCTGGGCAAGACCATGGGCACCCTGGCCGTGGCCCTGGCTGCGGTCAACGTGTTCGGCGGCTTCCTGGTAACCCGGCGCATGCTGGAAATGTTCAAGAAGAAGGCCCCGAAGGCCCAGGTGGAGAAGTAA